The Juglans regia cultivar Chandler chromosome 16, Walnut 2.0, whole genome shotgun sequence nucleotide sequence ggtgtgtgaatattttttatagaatatgaggatgtttttcataggatgtggGATGGTATGGTGAATAATGActaatgagaaatattatatgtaatatgtatgCCCAGAAAAAGATGAATGGGAATTCTCTTCCCCCTCAGACATATATCGCACAAAATCTGCTGTACTATATTTAGTCATGggaaatttaagatgaaaaattgaTCTATGATGTTATTCTCTCATTTTGATAAGGTTTTTCAATGGAAATCACAATTTCTTGAATTGCTTAATTTAGAGAGCAGCCAGACAGAGTGAGACAGCGACATCGGAAGCCATCACAGCTAACCAAGAAAGGAACTTTTAAGTTCAAAGATAACAAAACAAGTGGACGTGTGACAGTTTGGCCGAGTGGTCTAAGGCGCCAGATTTAGGCTCTGGTCCGAAAGGGCGTGGGTTCAAATCCCACAGCTGTCAaagtgttttcatttttttttttgtttttaattttcattaggCCTACTCGTATGAATTTGGGCTTTGGAGCTAAACCTGGGCCAGGATCTGACCCATCAGTTCTTGGGGTGGGTCATCAATTTGGGTTTGGTTAGGATAACATTGTGCATTTCAATCAATTTCAGGTGTAATTTTCTTTCCTAAGCCTGGAACAAGATTTTATTGGAAATCTTGTTTTTTTCTAAGGCATGTGATTCATCTGGCATCCCCTTGATTATTATATCTATAAATGAGATGCATATAGATCTTCACTGAGgtaatcttgtatttttttaaggcCTTTTTTAAATATCCTATATTTAGAATTGAAGTGTAGTAAATGAGATCTTATACTGCTGGGGAAGAAGAATTTCTTGTGGTTTATAATAATTCCAAGTACTTCAacttgactagtctttttggtaTATAAGCTCAAATGTAGCTTGAATTATTTTTCACCCGTTCCAAATGATTAAAACCTCAGGTATATCATAATAACTcgctactattcattattttattattactttttacctactttttaatactatttactactattcaatattttatcattactttttcactactattcactgaATACCTGAGAATAtatcactacccaaacacaaccgaAACACACAGGAAGACTGCCCTTGCAGTTTGCCGACTATCAGAAAggttataatatcccaaatttaGCATAAAAGGGGGTGAATAGAATCCAAGTTCTTGGAGTATATAACAATAGAAAAAGGCCTCAATTATAAGCTCGGCTAGTCCTAAGTAGTCACAACCTTGCTTTTCAATCAAATTCTTCAGGGATGGGATCCTTTTCTGAGTTCACAAAACAAAATTGTAAAGACAGAATTTGTTGGACCAACAAATTATATGTTTGCAGTGCTTGTATGCTGTACCTCTCATGAACAATGCATTTTAAAGGGCAGGATATGGTCTAAACCTACAACTTTCTGAAAATTCAGTAATCTCAAACTGGTTTTAGTGAGCACAAGTCTCCTTATTGATTTCCAGGTTCATCTGTTATCCTAAAAAAGTAGTCTTACATAGTAACTTATTCTCCAACCCCCGTGACTGATAGATATAGAAGTTGTGGCCCTCAATGAAGAACTTAACAAACCAAAGCTGCACAAACAacaaaaggattaaaaaaatgGTGGGTATATATAGCtggtaatttctttttttcctgaatTACTTTTGTCCTGTTTTGGAAGGTTGATTTACTTCCTGGTCTATCATGCACATGTAGGGGGTCAAGAGCAGACTAGCAGGTCCCTCCTTTTCTGCTGTATCTATCTGCCAAAATGCAGTTCACGAGTtgaattcatatttttctcattctctgCCATCCAAAGTCATGGCTGTGAGTTGAAACTCATgctctcatttttttaagatttgctTACAGCCTAGATATGAAGACAGTACTTCTTAGGTCTTTGCAAGCAAGATTGGGTAGTCTCTATAcatttgttttctcttatttttggaAGGTTGCACTTTGCTGTCAGTGAATGCCCAACTCTACAAGACTTTGGTTGGCTCATATTTCAACACAGGGCTTGACTTTAAGGAAATGACAACTAATGACAATAATGGCTGGCtccaatgaaaatgaaaattattcatAGCGATAACCTCATCTTTTAGAATGCATACTggtgtggaaaatgattttcCACTTGAATGAAGAAAGATCTGGGATGTAATCTTGCTTTCTGACTTTGTTAACAAATCGATCTGCTGGCGGGTGAAATCTAACTGGAGCATATACtccaaaaaaatctaaaattaaaaataaacgagaagTGTTACAGTCACAAAGgtttacacaaaagtaattctataaattgacgtgatttcatataatccgtcatatctattttacaataaaagtaattttataatctgataaattatattaaattacatcagtttgtaagattatttttatataatcattttgtgactatagtattttttttcatctttcaaAGCACATAACGTAAAGTCCACTATTTTAATATGACCACTTATTCACGGTACCATTTGTTCATGCATGCTCTGGCAGGCAGACCccacaaaattttatcattatggtttctatataattatacacTCTCGATCAATAGATGGAATTTGCATAGGGAAGAACAGAGAGGTTCCTGCCCAGAAGATACGAATTCACGTGAAAGAGGTTACATATTGCCTACAGCATAGGGCACGGGAAAGGCTTTTTCAAAGATTAGGAACACATAAGGAATAGAGATTCTAACGAGTTGATTATTAATGTTGAAAGTTAAATCCCATACATCATAGGATCAAGAAAATCATCAACTTTTCACTAGATGTGAcctctagaaattgtttgcacttCGTATCCTCAAGACCTAGCTAAGCTATTATACATGTTCCTTGATAAAAAACTTCCTCAAAGATGTTTATTAAAAATCCTGAGGGATAGTTCAGGTGGTCCGGCTTGAGTTTGCTTCCCAATAGTCACTAGTTTGAGTCCGCTTAGGGCCACTGGAGGTTTACCTGGTTCTTAATTTCAGGATCCCATGAGATTAGTCGAGGTGCGCACAAGCTGGCCTGGATACCcacggttaaaaaaaaaaaaaagatttttattaaaaatatagatgCCCCACTCAATGGCTCAGTGAATTGGTGACCTAGCTAAGCTAGTTATTTTCTTAGTGCATATGCTTAATGATATGGAAAATGCTTATTAGTCCCCTCCAGTATACCACTCAAAATTGTCgctaatgtattttattttttatttttgtatttttttaaacgtTTAACAAAGTTACTActaatgaatttgtatttttttaaaagtgtttaaaatgaaaagagaagaagaatgacaTAGCGATAAGAGCTGGGTGGCCGACTAGCATTACCCATAACGATATATTGTTAGAGAGACTGTCTCTATGGAGTTCATAGTTTTTCCCCCATCAAACAAAAAGCTTCTTGATTACAGTGTGCATTGACACTTTGAGAACCGAATGCCAACAACTTCAGGAGAagatgagtaaaaaaataacaattttcatTCCAGTACTCTTCAACACTTGCAAGCATTTCAAAGTCTTCATTTTTTATCCCTACGATTTGCAGACAAGCATGTGAAGCATAAAGAAATTGGAATGACAAGATTATTTACCTacagaaccaaaaaaaaaaaaaagttgcccCCAGCCAAATAACTGGATCAAGTACTTAATTTTCCAACTtttgagagaggagagaaagggaaaacaaaaagaaactgaacttgtttcctctctctctagatGAAGGAAATTTCACCCTTTCAAGGCTTATGAAGATATCTTCCAGCAAGTAAAGCAGCTTCCATGACAACAGAAATAACATCAATAACCTCGTCAACTAGACATTTGTTCCCGTTAAATGTATGGCCTCCGGATTTTTTAAAGTTAGCCATACAGTTGATGAAGTTTTGGCTGCATTCTTGGCTTAGATAGTCATCTGCgccacaacacaacacaacaccATCAACATTAATATCACTGCAGTCCAAACCCCAGATTATATCATACCATCTTTTGAACACAaccattattatattttatacaccacatactttaaaaatcacaaataacCCAAGTTTAACAAGCCAAAATATTTAGTATAATATGTCCCCATCCATCATGCTATTGATCAATTTTTCCTATTTCATTTTTGGGAAAAGTATAGTTGGCAACCTTAAATTATTAACAGTTTGCACTTTGCATTCCAAACTATCAAAACTAATTACACACCCCACCCTTCAACTCCTAAAAACTTGTATTTTGCACCCTCGGTCAATTTGACAATttaaatggatgaaaaatagGTGAAGGAAAAATTTTGATGAACGAATCTTAATGGAGATTCTAAAGTGTCAATTGGGCTGGTTTgtatttagagatgagatgattttagatcaaagatgaaagttgaaaaaaataccgttagaatattattttttaatattattattattttgagatttgaaaaagttgaattgtttattatattttatatgaaaatttggaaaagttgtaatgatgagataagatgagatgagataaaacactttctgaatccaaacggagTCTTATAGTACGAGGGTGCAATGGttgattttgataatttggaATACAAAGGGCAAATCTGTACCTCCAAAGTCTACTTATCTCCTTGTTTCTGTTTCCATGCCAAAGTTTTGGCCCCTTTATTTCCTCCTAGATTCGTCTTTATCACACTTTCGAGACTACAAACATATTTCTACATTAATTCTACCCTACATACGTCTCTGTCTCTTACCAAAAGtactaatgaataataatatcatttcttagACCCACACGAaacagaaataataaaacaagatGATTCTTGTCTAACTTCTCACACATCATAAACCAGATAATGACATCAAGTCAAGAACCATGACATCTAAACAAAAGTGCTGCAATGAAAACCCTGAATGAAATAATCATAGAAATCTATTCGTCTTGGATGATCTAACTTACTGTTTTTAGCTTGCACACAAGCATCATGCTTCATGCAGCAAGAGTCAAGGCCATCACAAGGTTTTTCCCCAGGGCATCCACTGTATAAGAGCCCACAGTACTTACCATATCTTAGAAATGGAGGAACTattaatcacaaaaagaaaataataataataaccaaaagaaaaattagtaatTAAACTTAAGAATAAATCAAGAACTACCCTTTAATcataaatgaaaaagagaaacgCACGCACAAAGTATTGACGCTTTAAAAATAAAGCAGAGCCATGAAAAGAGGGTACCTGAACAGAAGTCTGACTCGCATTTTTTACTGCAATCTTTACCCTACAAACAAACAATGAAGTTCgggaaaaatgaaattattatgaTGTATCAGACGacaataatagaaaaaagaaaaagaaaacgagtGTGAAGAACTTCAGATGGAGTGTGAAAGATTATTAGGAACAAACCACAGTGACAGCAGCACCTGCAGCTCGAACGCCGATGTTAAGGGCATGGACGGGAACACAGAAAAGGTTGAGGACAATGAGGGAGCATGAGAGGAGATGGGCAAACTTCAATGAATGGTATGGAACCATTGTTGGATGGATCGAGCAGAGAAAGCACTGATAAATGAGGCTTGGTTTTGCTTAAAGCACTGATTGCCttaaaggagagagagagagagaagaaaacagagGGATTGCCAGAGGAAAGAAGAGGTTGGGATGTCTTGTAGTGGCTCGTGAAGTGTTCTTGGATTGTAGTTGACGCTACTCACCAAACATGCGCGAACTTTgaattattattgtattttttatttatggaatttacTGTTAACTGAGAACAGTTTTGCTAATTAGTGGTTTGgattgtgagatgagatgaagtgattttatatgagttgaataaaatattattttttaatattattatttgtttcaaatttaaaaaaattaaattatttattatattttatatgagaatttaaaaaattgtaatgataagataatatttataaatcttttgatgatttgaagaaatgtttatttgatgatttgaatAAGCATGCCTAAATATTGTTAGGTAGTTTTATCTATAATTTCAATTGAATTACAGATTTGTTTTTGAGAAtatatagaggaaaaaaaatttattcagcAAAATTCAGATTTGGatattatagaaaataaagtttattacATCTACTGAATATCAtggatattaagaatatcttaaaatatctataaataatagtaaaaaaaattaaataatttataaataataataaaataatttaaaaatatagaataattatatttccaaacaagtTCTTAATCAACCTTTACCAAAACTTGTCTGTAGGCGATAACTCTCCCAAATCACCGACCACTGGCACTGCAATTAGAGAGCCTTTCTTATGCTCCCTTCCTCTTCCACTCTTTCAAGTCCATAGTTTGGGGGTagcaattttaattatatgagtTAATCTGAACCAGACCAATTAAGCTAAATGGATCAAACATTCAAATCCTAATTTGACCGATTTAAATAACGGATCGTGTCGTGTCACctattttgactaatttaataattaattaaaaataagtcaaCATGATACGACTCATATTAATTTGTTTCAcgtaaatgagttgaactaaTACGCATAACACATTTGACTTGTTcaacataatttcataaaaaagttaaaaatctatatttataagtaaccacaatatctaaaaaataataagactacatgctaacaaaaaatatcaatattttttgaatttaacatataataaactcaatattacaaaccttacaataacaaatatgagcatatgtTCATAATTATAATCACAATAATAAAAGCAGaagcatattaaaaaataccaacattacaatccaataataataaagttgtaaatttgaaataaaaattaaatgggTTATTGTAGATTGATTTTGGGTTAGACAGGTTGATATGTTTTGATCCGaattcatttatatcaaactctAAACCCGCTAATTTCATGTCGTTTTCATATTAGGTTCACAGGTCGTATCACATAATGTCACCTCTAGTCCATACCagctattttttttcaagtttttgttatttttcctttcatagCTCATAAATGGTCCACTCTCCTATTTTATGGTGTCCAAAGCTCTACATGCGCTGCTCCACTATACTCATTGGCTGATTCTTTAGTCCCAAGAGAAGTGCAGTTGGCTGCAAATAAATAGAGTAGTTTGTGAATAGCTTTAGTTCGGCTTATATATACTCGGTTCAAATTCggttaatttaataaatgagatgctcgtaaatattaatattgattcGAATATTAAACAAGCAAAATTGTATAAACTCTACTCGATTTATTTTAAACTCATAAATAAAATTCGTTTAAGCTCGAATTGGCTCGTTTGCGCCCATTCGAAACTCGTCATAAGCATTATATGTGTATacgttatatttattaaatgttagccaaattttatatacttaattatatattattaattatttatagtttacattatttaatatatttactatgtTCCCAATGTGTGTATAGGgtattttgtataattctttttatagaagatattttatattattagttatcGATATTTAGTTGTGTATTTTACTATAAGTTGTATGATATATCAAGCTATTTTATATGACAAATAATGGAGTTACCATTGTATGACAACttgtttataattatgtaataaaataatattattttgaattttacttttaatttgatgggataaaatttaatgaaaaatattattatatttaaaattgtctACAAGTTGTGAATGTTTTGTTACATTAGTAAtgtaagttattttaaaaaattagttaattatgtattatgtaatataacattaatgttatatatcagTTTTTTAATTGTTACATAGATTATAGCCAAGGGTGGAACTGTGTTGTAGATTGGGGGTggtaagttttaaaaattaatcttatatattgtataattacaattttaaatttatttttaaaatatttgagattacCCCCAATACTCAAACACacaatatataattcaaatattcttttaagTTCGTTCTcttaatggaaaatgctagatgccCCGCTAGGGCTCCCGTTGGGctctagtgtttttttatatgtgtcttttttagtttattttttatatagatatttttaataattttaaatattttaaaaaaataaataaaaattataatattattaaaaaatacttctttaatcacgaaataaaataaaaattattttttattctaattcgtgattaagaaagtatttttttttaataatttttttttattttctgattaagaaataatttttaataatattttaaatttattttattttttaaaaatatttaaaaatataaaaaaatttatataaaaaataaattaaaaaaaaacacataaaaaaaatacataataagcCATCGAAAGCTCCCAGCAAAGAGCATGACCCTTCTCATAATAGGTTTGATTTGACATACTAAAAAGTCTAACCCCCACGTGACACGATCTGCTTTCAGCTTTCTTACTATTTGAGTCTAAAAGAGTGGCCTAACACAACCAAACAGATTTGAGAGTAGCATTGACACAAAATGCTAGAAAGCCTACCTAATTACCTCCATGCTATGTATCCAGCCAAATGTCATTCCTTTGACCAGACCGAACGAATTTGAGAGAGAGCAGAAACAATTCTTTTTTCAGATTTGAGATTGAGAGGAAgcaaagcaaaaaaagaaatccacaTAACTCATGAGTCTGCCCCAACACCATATACACGAAAAGCGGAGAAAGGTAAAATATTTGATCtctatctttctttatttatcttTCGTGTTTAGTGTATGGTTTGTTTAGTTTCATATTATACaagtttttcttgtcttttttagCTTACatagttatataattttttatttttattttcttatctgGGTCATTCTTAACTTCCTTGAATTTCTTGCCTATCTCCTGTACGTAATCTTCATTTTACAGCCTTTGAAatgtttttaaccacatattaaATCAGTTAACTAGCTAGAAGTTTCAAGAGAATTTatataatagttaaaaaaatctaaaagattCTTGCATATGGGAGGCAGCAAATTTATTTAGCTAGGTGATTGATGAGAAGTTTttagagagacagagagtatgtgaagaatttattttcttttgtgaagaaCAACtgtattttatttccttttgtgaagaatttatttgttattcacatgttttattttttgttcacttattaatagtaatactattatacaaactatataataaaaatctaacaacTTTTATATCATTAGGGAATTTTCAAGTTTATTCTTGAtctataagtttttcttaaagatTAGAAAAATATGATGAAGTTGAGAACAATTGATTCGTTTTTTATAATGAAAGAAGTGGATAATTCGGagattaatatacatttagaaagtttggtaaCAACGAAACGTGATTCTTCTATCACTGAGGAGTGTCCTTGTAAAGTTTAAAGAATCCAACTTGAATAGATGTATAATACCTCTTTGGAACGTGATCCATGATTACGTCAACAAATATGAGACTTTCCTACTAACCTATGAGATGAGATCGACGTGCTTATCTTAAAACTGGTCCATATCAACCTAAACTTTCAACATATCAATTTTCAAGAATAGGCAGTCAGCGTCgccaatttcaattttcttggtttaaaatatattcaaattggTTGGAGTATTCACCATCGAAGAATGTTGTATTTTGTCTTCCATGCTATGTTTTTGCTAAGAAATCAACAGGCTGTTTAGGATCAGATGCATTTACAGATAAAAGTTTTgacaattgagaaaaaaaaagtgaatgataaaatgaattgtCCTTTGTTAGGACATGTGGAAAGAGATCCGAGTTCACCACATAAAAatgttgtgaaatgttgtgAGGATCTTATGAATCATTCAAGACATACTGACAAGTTAGTTGAAAAACAAGTAACACAATAGATggaaaataatcacaatagaTGGAAAACAATCAATTGCTACTCAAGATTTCGATAGATAGTGTTCGAAGACTTACATTCCAAGCTTGTACCTTTAGAGCTTATGATGAAAGCTCTAACTAAAAAAATCAAGGTAACTTCATTGAACTGATAAAACTTCTAACAAGTTATAATGATCAAGTTGATTGAATTGTCATGGAAAATGCCCTACAAAATGCCAAATATAAGTCACCCAAAATTCAAAAGCATATATTTGCAAATAAAATGCGAAATGTGATTCGCGAAGAAATCGAGGATACCAAATTTTGTATTCTCGTTGACGAAGCTCGGGTGCTACTTGTTCAATTATTAATACTATCTTAAATGAGGGATCAAATTATTATCAACATGGTGATGTTGAAGCGGATTGAATGATATTAAcatcatttgaatttattttgatattacaTATGATGAAGAAAATCATGGGAATCACTAACGAGCTTTGCCAATCTTTGCAACAAAATTTTCAAGACATTATGAATGTCATGAGCCTAGTTTCAACTACAAAAATACTCATTCAAAAGCTGAGAGATGGTGGGTGGGAGTCTTTGCTTGCTGATGTTAAATCAGTTTGTGAACAACATCAAATTGATATTTCTAATATGAATGGTCATTATACCAGAGTTCGAGGTAAATCTCGTCATCAAGTTGACAAGTCATTGACAACAATGGAGCAAAATTTTAGGATTGATATATCTATTGCTACAATAG carries:
- the LOC109007544 gene encoding phospholipase A2-alpha-like, which produces MVPYHSLKFAHLLSCSLIVLNLFCVPVHALNIGVRAAGAAVTVGKDCSKKCESDFCSVPPFLRYGKYCGLLYSGCPGEKPCDGLDSCCMKHDACVQAKNNDYLSQECSQNFINCMANFKKSGGHTFNGNKCLVDEVIDVISVVMEAALLAGRYLHKP